In Candidatus Omnitrophota bacterium, one genomic interval encodes:
- a CDS encoding NADH-quinone oxidoreductase subunit H encodes MDNIIAVIWKTVLLALAAPLVSGVIRKIKNNLRMRKGPTIFQPYLDARKLFLKDEVVSNNASWIFYAAPVIVFASSVCALTMILAAGKAPLMNDGLAILIAALFVLGLGRFFLALAGLDAGSSFGGMGSSREMFISSFAEPAAFIAVFVLCMGGGDGFRISNVLAGFALSMVALAETSRIPVDNRETHLELTMVHEAMVLEYSGRSLALIELASHIKQMAFFTLITFFFIAPAALCPAWPQFAVKIAVIALVFALVEISVAKMRLFRVVDFLTFSFFVALIATIAAGLGL; translated from the coding sequence ATGGATAATATTATCGCGGTCATATGGAAGACGGTTCTGCTGGCGCTCGCCGCGCCGCTCGTGAGCGGCGTCATACGAAAGATCAAAAACAACCTCCGCATGCGGAAAGGGCCGACCATATTCCAACCCTACTTAGACGCGCGCAAACTTTTCCTGAAGGATGAGGTCGTTTCAAATAACGCGTCGTGGATATTTTACGCGGCGCCTGTCATAGTCTTTGCCTCGAGCGTATGCGCGCTTACAATGATCTTAGCCGCGGGCAAGGCGCCTTTAATGAATGACGGCCTGGCGATCCTCATAGCCGCGCTATTTGTGCTGGGCCTGGGACGCTTCTTCCTGGCCCTGGCCGGTCTCGACGCAGGCTCCTCGTTCGGCGGGATGGGTTCGTCCCGGGAGATGTTCATTTCAAGTTTTGCCGAGCCGGCGGCTTTCATCGCCGTATTTGTCCTGTGCATGGGCGGCGGGGACGGATTCAGGATCTCGAACGTTCTGGCGGGATTCGCGCTCTCGATGGTCGCGCTCGCCGAGACTTCGCGGATACCTGTGGACAACCGGGAGACGCATCTGGAATTGACGATGGTCCACGAGGCGATGGTGCTCGAATATTCGGGCAGGTCGCTGGCGCTCATAGAATTGGCAAGCCATATAAAACAGATGGCGTTCTTTACTCTGATCACCTTCTTTTTTATAGCGCCTGCCGCCTTATGCCCGGCATGGCCGCAATTTGCGGTCAAAATAGCGGTGATCGCTTTAGTCTTTGCGCTCGTAGAAATATCGGTGGCAAAGATGCGGCTCTTCAGGGTGGTGGATTTTCTGACTTTTTCTTTTTTTGTAGCGCTCATCGCAACGATCGCGGCGGGCCTGGGGCTATGA
- a CDS encoding proton-conducting transporter membrane subunit has protein sequence MLIASIVIIPVILLILSPLVKKVKLLGVINASGYLVLLAACVFFLKDFSAAGSAAVSLWGWVYIDSLSVFFLFTTAIVSFAAAVYSIGYITSEVEEGKISAHKACAYYQLFNLFSLTMLVVPLLNNLALVWIAIEMTTLISAFLVGFHNVKESIEAAWKYIIICSVGITFALLGIIFFYYTSSRDAGVKSLEWASMLAGSGMFDPKIVKLALVFIMVGYGTKAGFSPMHNWLPDAHSQALSPISGLLSGVLLKISLYAILRFVMLANLSAGYAYSAKLFILFGIVSMGIAGSFILVQKDLKRLLAYSSIENIGLVSLGLGFGPFGGIFAGLLQAFNHAVTKALMFFSAGEAVRAYRGNNMNQMQGMIRLMPFAGTALFLGFFALVGMPPFSIFVSKLSILIAAFQGGYFLIASLALIFIALAFAGLLYHISRIALGNVPHTAWAQKEPLSSKIALLFLGIFILGFGLYIPQTFLNLLAGCERLILGR, from the coding sequence ATGCTTATCGCTTCGATAGTAATTATACCTGTGATCTTATTGATCCTCTCTCCGCTTGTAAAGAAGGTGAAGTTGTTGGGGGTCATAAACGCTTCAGGTTACCTGGTTTTGCTTGCAGCTTGCGTCTTCTTCTTAAAGGATTTTTCGGCTGCAGGGAGCGCCGCTGTAAGCCTATGGGGATGGGTCTACATCGATTCTTTAAGCGTCTTCTTCCTGTTTACTACGGCAATAGTAAGTTTTGCCGCGGCCGTATATTCTATCGGTTATATCACCTCGGAGGTGGAGGAAGGGAAGATATCCGCCCACAAGGCATGCGCGTACTATCAATTATTTAACCTCTTTTCACTAACAATGCTTGTCGTCCCGCTTCTGAACAACCTTGCGCTTGTGTGGATCGCAATAGAGATGACGACGCTCATATCGGCGTTCCTTGTCGGGTTCCATAACGTGAAGGAGTCGATCGAGGCGGCGTGGAAATATATCATCATCTGCTCTGTCGGGATCACCTTCGCGCTTTTGGGAATAATATTCTTTTATTACACCTCTTCAAGGGACGCAGGGGTCAAGTCCCTGGAGTGGGCAAGCATGCTTGCCGGGTCGGGAATGTTCGATCCTAAGATAGTGAAGCTCGCGCTCGTCTTCATCATGGTCGGATATGGCACGAAGGCGGGTTTTTCGCCGATGCATAACTGGCTACCGGATGCCCACAGCCAGGCTCTTTCTCCTATAAGCGGGTTATTATCCGGGGTGCTTCTCAAGATATCGTTGTACGCTATATTGCGTTTCGTGATGCTCGCTAACCTCTCGGCAGGATATGCGTACAGCGCGAAGCTGTTTATCCTCTTTGGCATCGTCTCCATGGGTATAGCGGGCTCCTTTATCCTGGTGCAGAAAGACCTGAAGAGGCTTCTGGCTTATTCGAGCATAGAGAATATAGGGCTCGTATCTTTAGGCCTGGGATTCGGGCCGTTCGGCGGGATATTCGCCGGCCTCCTCCAGGCATTTAACCACGCCGTGACCAAGGCGCTTATGTTCTTCTCGGCCGGGGAAGCCGTTCGCGCTTACCGCGGTAATAATATGAACCAGATGCAGGGCATGATAAGGCTTATGCCTTTCGCGGGGACGGCGCTCTTCCTCGGATTTTTCGCTCTTGTCGGGATGCCGCCTTTCTCCATATTTGTAAGCAAATTATCGATACTCATAGCGGCGTTCCAGGGCGGGTATTTTCTCATCGCGAGCCTCGCGCTTATATTTATAGCCCTTGCTTTCGCCGGGCTTCTCTATCACATATCAAGGATAGCCCTGGGGAATGTGCCCCATACAGCGTGGGCGCAAAAAGAGCCGCTTAGCTCGAAGATAGCCTTACTCTTCTTAGGTATATTTATCCTGGGATTCGGTTTATATATTCCTCAAACGTTTTTGAACCTGCTTGCCGGCTGCGAGCGGCTTATTTTGGGCAGATAG
- a CDS encoding NADH-quinone oxidoreductase subunit C has translation MDNIKIVSDILASKKIDVTDLAVLHRNELYIAVSGEHFVKACNLLHKALNSPVMMLFAEDMRPSSGVYMLYCVFLNVHTRCWIFVRQEIAPGDMKFYSLAKDIYSASLFEREVKEMFGIEPSGNPDTRRLKLHNEVWPGGYYPLRKDFIPPRDDIGGESLYQFKRVEGEGVFEVPVGPVHAGIIGPGHFRFSVAGEPIINLETRLGWTHRGVEKLLEGKDPREAVKIFECVSGDTAFGYSQAFCQSVEKVLGLEIPDRAQIIRVLCLELERLYNHANDMGGIALDVGFSFPAQFASLVKENILQLNQSLSLSRYLKGINAIGGVEQDIGPEKIALIQKALPNIQKDLLALEEMLFSSVSFMDRVDTTGTLRVTTARDLGVTGVAARASGIALDIRKGFPGAYGKFSFNIAKEHSGDVAARLKVRCIEAKESISLVRQCIEKLGSCEGSLKAAAQYKEGIALGVVEAWRGPVLVWTRLNIEGRIARCKIVDPSFHNWEGLSYAVIGNIIPDFPLCNKSFDLSYSGNDL, from the coding sequence ATGGATAATATAAAAATTGTTTCGGATATACTGGCTTCCAAAAAGATCGATGTGACGGATCTGGCTGTTCTGCACCGGAACGAATTGTATATTGCCGTGTCCGGAGAACATTTCGTAAAGGCCTGCAACCTTCTGCATAAGGCCTTAAACTCTCCGGTAATGATGTTATTCGCGGAAGACATGCGGCCGTCGTCGGGCGTATATATGCTTTATTGCGTATTCTTGAACGTCCATACGCGTTGCTGGATATTTGTGCGGCAGGAGATCGCGCCCGGCGATATGAAGTTCTACTCTCTCGCGAAGGACATATACTCCGCCAGCCTTTTTGAACGCGAGGTAAAAGAGATGTTCGGTATTGAGCCGTCAGGCAATCCCGACACCAGGAGGCTCAAGCTTCACAATGAGGTCTGGCCCGGAGGATATTATCCTCTGCGCAAAGATTTTATCCCTCCCCGGGACGACATTGGCGGGGAGTCGCTCTACCAATTTAAGCGCGTGGAAGGCGAGGGCGTTTTTGAAGTCCCTGTCGGTCCCGTCCATGCGGGCATAATAGGCCCGGGACATTTCAGGTTCAGCGTGGCGGGCGAGCCCATAATCAATTTGGAGACAAGGCTTGGCTGGACGCATAGAGGCGTAGAGAAACTGCTCGAAGGCAAAGACCCGCGTGAGGCGGTAAAGATATTCGAATGCGTAAGCGGCGACACGGCGTTCGGATACAGCCAGGCGTTCTGCCAGAGCGTCGAAAAGGTCCTTGGTTTAGAGATCCCCGATAGGGCGCAAATTATACGCGTATTATGTCTCGAACTCGAGCGGCTGTACAATCACGCCAATGACATGGGCGGGATCGCCCTCGATGTCGGTTTCAGCTTTCCCGCGCAATTCGCAAGCCTTGTTAAAGAGAATATCCTTCAGCTTAACCAAAGCCTTAGCCTCTCGCGGTATCTTAAAGGCATTAACGCCATCGGAGGGGTAGAGCAGGACATCGGCCCGGAGAAGATAGCGCTTATTCAAAAAGCGCTGCCGAATATTCAAAAAGATCTCCTCGCCCTCGAAGAGATGCTCTTCTCCAGCGTATCTTTTATGGACCGGGTAGACACAACCGGGACACTGCGTGTCACAACGGCGCGCGATCTCGGGGTAACCGGAGTTGCCGCGCGAGCTAGCGGCATAGCGCTCGATATACGAAAGGGTTTTCCCGGCGCGTACGGCAAATTTTCTTTCAATATCGCAAAAGAACATTCGGGAGATGTGGCCGCACGCCTGAAGGTCAGGTGCATAGAGGCGAAGGAATCGATCAGTCTCGTCCGGCAGTGCATAGAGAAGCTAGGAAGCTGTGAAGGCTCCCTTAAAGCCGCGGCGCAATATAAGGAAGGCATCGCATTGGGAGTTGTGGAGGCATGGCGCGGCCCGGTGCTCGTATGGACGCGGCTGAACATCGAAGGCAGGATCGCGCGGTGTAAGATAGTAGATCCTTCTTTCCACAATTGGGAGGGGCTCTCTTACGCCGTCATCGGCAATATAATCCCGGATTTCCCGTTGTGCAATAAAAGTTTCGACCTGTCATATTCAGGTAACGACCTATGA
- a CDS encoding NADH-quinone oxidoreductase subunit B family protein encodes MSINIIKNSFRKGRVTISLDPKLSPLPPEIEKMGPTLKRAIHAKFGRSFHIREVDTGSCGACESEIIACSNPLYDIQRFGIDFVASPRHADALLVTGPVSKNMELALKKTYDAMPDPKFVISLGDCAKDGGLFKGSYYTCGGVKNVLPVVLHIPGCPPDPATIIKTLLAFLSRRKP; translated from the coding sequence ATGAGCATAAATATCATTAAGAACAGTTTTAGAAAAGGGAGAGTCACTATTTCGCTCGACCCAAAGCTTTCGCCTCTGCCTCCCGAGATAGAGAAGATGGGGCCGACGCTTAAGAGGGCGATCCACGCGAAATTCGGGAGGTCTTTCCATATCCGTGAAGTGGATACAGGCTCCTGCGGCGCATGCGAATCGGAGATAATCGCCTGCTCGAATCCTTTGTATGATATACAGCGTTTTGGGATAGATTTTGTCGCTTCCCCCCGCCATGCGGACGCGCTCCTGGTCACGGGTCCGGTCTCAAAAAATATGGAGCTTGCGCTCAAAAAAACCTACGACGCGATGCCCGACCCGAAATTCGTGATAAGCCTGGGCGATTGCGCGAAAGACGGGGGACTGTTTAAGGGTTCCTACTATACCTGCGGCGGCGTTAAGAATGTCCTGCCTGTCGTTTTACACATACCGGGATGTCCGCCGGATCCGGCTACGATAATTAAAACATTATTGGCTTTTCTGTCCCGCCGCAAGCCATGA
- a CDS encoding DUF134 domain-containing protein → MRPKKTRWIKCRPGERCFKPMCKPLGKVKSVCLTLDEFEAIRLSDLEGLEQLAAAKQFKISRPTFSRILSAARNKIADGLVNIKAIRIEGGCCQIIKGSGK, encoded by the coding sequence ATGCGCCCGAAAAAGACGAGATGGATAAAGTGCCGCCCAGGTGAGAGGTGTTTTAAGCCGATGTGCAAGCCTTTAGGTAAGGTAAAGAGCGTATGCCTTACTCTGGACGAATTCGAGGCGATACGGCTCTCCGACCTGGAAGGGTTGGAACAGCTTGCCGCGGCCAAACAGTTTAAGATATCGCGTCCGACGTTCTCGAGGATATTGTCGGCGGCGCGTAATAAGATAGCTGACGGCCTGGTCAATATCAAGGCGATCAGGATAGAAGGCGGCTGCTGTCAAATCATCAAAGGGAGCGGAAAGTGA